DNA from Kitasatospora acidiphila:
CCAGGGTGGGGTCGGGGACGGTGAGCGTGAGGGTGGCGTACTGGTAGACCGGGGTGAAGCCGTTGGCGGCTCCCTGGGTTCCCGAGAGGACGGTTGCGGCCACGATGAACGTGGTGTCGCCGGTGATGCCGTTCGGGAGGGTGAAGGACGCGGCGGGGCCCTCCTGCACGGGGCTGGTGGACTTGCCGTCGTACAGCTGGAAGTAGGTGCCGTTGCTCGACCAGGAGAGGTGGATCGGACTGCCGGCCTTGAAGCTCGTCAGCGGTGCGCTCGTCGGGGCCTGGCTGCCCCGCGCCAGGAAGCTGTGCAGGTAGAAGGCGGGTTCGACGACCGTGAGGCTCAGCTTGCTGAACTTCTGGGTGTACTTGGCGGGCGCGGATGTCTTCGAGTGCTCCAGGATGCGGTAGACGAGCGGGCCGCCGGAGGACAGGAGGTCACCGCTCAAGCCGAAGTTCAGCGGGTAGTTGATCAGGTCCTTCTGTGCGTTCTTCAGCTGGAAGGTGATGAGGTAGTACTCGCCCGCCGGAGCCCCGGGGAGCTTCAGTTTCTGCCCGGAGGCCTTCTGGACGGAGAAAGTCCAGTCACTGCTGCTACTGGAAGGCACCGGCTGCTGACTGAAGTACGCCCGATCGCGGGCGTCGTCCGCCGGGACGGCGATCTCGATGCGGGAGCAGTGAGCGGCCTGGTTGCCCGGCAGGACAGCAAGGTTGATGGTGACCCGGGTCGGGGAGTCGGCATCCGCGTGCAGCGGCGCCGGGCTGGTGGACGTGCGGTACTTCAGCAGAGGCGACGTCGGGGAAGGAGGCACGGATGGGACCTTCCTGCTAGCGGTGTGGAGGCGCCGACCGCCAGGAGGTGCTGGGATACGCGTGGACGTCCGGCCCACCGTGCCGAAGCCGATGTGGCCGCTCCCGCTGCGGATACCCGCATGCCGCATTCACCGGGCGCCCCTCCCGTGACCAGCACCACTGGTCGGCCGGTACCGCCCAGCCTCGGGGGTGCCCGGCGGGCCACGCAAGCCCACCGAACCGGCCAGCGGTGGCTTTCGGACACGGCCTCGGCACTCGCGGAACGACCACGCCGAGGCCCGCGCCCGCCGCGCGATCAGGGTCGCGCGGATCCCACCCACGGCAGCGGGCGGACAGACCGCAGGCGGACCGGCCGCAGGCGGACCCGCCCGTGCTAGACGCTGCGCATCAGTCGGCGTCCGCGCCGGACAGAGCCCCGGTGATCAAGCGAGTGGCGAAGTCGTGGTCGTCGCCGGCCATCCGGTTGATCTTCTCCGCGAGCAGCACGACCGTGGCCTCCAGCGGATTCATCTCGGCGCTGGTCCAGCCCCCGTACTGCGCGCGCCACAGGTTGGGGCTCAGGCCGGTGCCCGCGGCGATCACCAGGCCGGTCATGGTGGGGATGACCTCGGGTTTGAAGGTCTTGGGCATCATGCGCATCGTCTCGACCAAGCTCGGCACCACGTATTCGATGACCTCCTCGTCGTGATCCTCGCAAGCCGCCCGCAGCCAGCTCATGTACATGTAGATGAGCGTGCACGCGCCGTCCAGCAGCGCATCGAACCCCGCACGATCCATCGATGCGGCGAACTGGTCGATCATCTGCTGCTGTTCGGGGTCGGTCTTGCTCCCGCCGTCGTAGATGGCCTTGAGCCGGGAGTCGACCACCATGAGCGCGGCGCCGACATCGCCGACGGGAGCGTTTGCGGGGTCACAGGGCGATGTCACGGAATTCCTCCTCAAACGGCCGCAGCGGGAAGCACTGCATGCCCGCAGGCTAGACCGCCGATCGCAGGAAGGTCTGGCGATTCCCCCAATGGATGATTCATGCGATAACCGCACCAAATGGAGTGCGAGGCAAGGGTGGAGCTCAGCGAAGCCGCCTGCTCCGGGTCGCGTAGCCGAGCACTCGTTCGCCCAGCATCTCCTCGACGACGTCGAGGAGTTCGAGCAGGGCCTCGGCGATCCTGGCGGGCTCCTCGCCCGCCACGATCCGCCGGCCGATCTCGCTGTAGACCAGCGAGTGGAACCAGCCGATCTGGCTGGCGACCACGCGCGGCGTCTGGTCGTCGGGCGCGGCTCCGGTCTCCTCGGCCAGGACCATGGCGAGGGCGTCGGTCATCTGCCGGCCGAGGTCCTCCAGGCGGGCGGTGAGCGTGGGGGCGGCCCGCATCATCTCGAACACGGGGCCGAAGCCCGCCGTCAGGCCCACCTTCCGGTCGTGGCGCCGCAGTTCGTCCCGTAGTCGGCCGAGCACCGCCTGCGCGGCGGACTCGCCGGGTTGCCGGGCGCGCACGATGTCGGCGAGCCGCTGCGGGGATGCTTCGTCCGGCGGCAGGACGAGGTCTTCCTTCGCCTCGAAGTAGTTGTAGAGGGTGTTGACCGAGACGTCCGCCGCCGCCGCGACCTCGGCGATGGTGACCTTGTCGAAGCCCCGCGCCACGAACAGGCCGAGGGCCGCCTCACAGATGCGCTGCCGCGTCTGCCGCTTCTTGCGTTCCCGCAGTCCTTCGCTCACGTCATGTCCTTGGGGAGCCATTGGGCGGATACCCGTGCACGGGTGGCCAGATGGGTCACATAGGCGCCGCGGACGTCGTCCGGGGTGCCGAACCCCGGCTCGTCGGCCAGCCATGCGTCCGGCACGGCGGCGACCACCCGGCGCAGCGACTCCGGGGTCACCCGGTGCGCCAACTCGGCGTCCGCCGCCGCGATGTCGAGGCCGGGCGCACTGAGCGCGTGCGACCGGAAGTCGTACGCCTTGCCGACCGCGTCCGCCGCGCTCTCCCACCGGTGGTGGAAGACCAGCGATGCGCCGTGGTCGATGAGCCACAGGCGGGGTTCCCGGTAGCCGGAGGTCGGCCACGTCATGAGGTTCGAACTGTGCACCGTGCGGTCCACGTTCGCCGTGAAGGCGTCCAGCCAGAGGATCCTGGCGGCTTCCACCGGATCGACGTCCACCGGACCGACATCCGGCCCGCCCGGCGTGAAGTCGGCGGCTCCCGGCAGGTAGTCCATGCCGAGATTGAGTCCCGCGCTGGCGTGCAGCAGGTCCTGCAACTCCTGGTGCGGTTCCTCGGCGGCGACCGATGGATCGAAGTTCACCAGCACCAACTCCGGTACCCGCAGCCCGAGGTGACGCGCCAGCTCACCCACGATGACCTCGGCCACGAGTGCCTTGCGCCCCTGTGCCGCGCCGGTGAACTTGACCACATACGTCCCCAGGTCGTCGGCCTCGACGACACCGGGGACGGAGCCGCCGCTCCGCAGCGGGGTCACGTACCGGACGGCCGTCACCGTGCGAAGCCCGTCCGAGGGTGTCTCCATGCGCTCCCGTCCCCTGCCCCAGTCGCTCGTGCACGCCTCACAAAAAACTATAGTGCACTGCAAATATACAGCGCACTATAGTTTTGTGCTTCCGGGCTTCCGGGCTTCCATGGGAGGAGACGATGACGGTGACGACGGACGAGCACGATGCCGCCGTGGGACGGGCCAACGCGGCCCTGGAGACGTACACGCTCTCGGCCGACGGCTGGAGCCGCAGCCCCAGCGAGACCCTGCAGCACGTCCTCACCGACCTGCTGCACTGGTGCGACGACACTCAGCGCGACTTCGACGCCGCCCTGAAGCAGGCGCGCGCCCGGCACGCCGGAGCGGGCTCGCCGCCCGGATAGGCGCGGACCGTCGGCGGCCGTCGTCCGCCGCCAGGTTGACGGCCCGTCCGCCTCGGGGCGGAGCGACTTGCCGCCCACGGGTGGGGCGGCGGTCCGCCCCTGAACGGACGTCAGGAGCCAGGTGCGCGGCCCAGCCTCCTCGGCATGACCACACTCCGCCGCACGGCCGTTGCCGCCGTGCTCGCACTCGTCCTCCCGCTACCGATCGCGGGGCGGCCACCGCCGCCGCCGGCCCGCCCGCTGCCACGGCGGCGGCTTCGTCACAGGCCGTCGTTCCCACGGAACTGCCGCGCCCGACCGGCCCGTTCACGGTCGGCCTCGACACGCTGCACCTGGTCGACACGCACCGGCAGGACCCCTGGGTACCGGCCGCAGGGCCCGGCAGCTGATGGTCTCCATGTACTACCCGGCCCGCCCCGGGACCGGCGGGCCCGCCCCCTACATGACCACGGCGGGAGCCCTGGCCTGGATGCAGTACGACAACATTCCCAACGCCGCCGGCCTCGCCCCAGCGCTCACGGCCACCCGGACCTGGGCGTACACCGACGCACGCCCGGCCCCCGGCCGGTTCCCGCTGGTGCTGCTCTCGCCCGGCCTCACCATGCCGCGGTCCACCTTGACCAGCGTCGCCGTCGACCTGGCCAGCCGCGGGTACGTCGGGGCCTTCTTCGACCTCCAGCTGAAGGGCATTCCGCAGCCGCTGCTCGACGGACCGTCACCGGCGAACCCGGAGGTCACCTTCGAGCACCCGTGAGCCGTGCGCGGTAGCGGAAGCACTTCGACGCTCTTCTGGTGCTGCCGCGTTAAGTAGCTCGCTAGGATAGATTGTTGACGATCCGTCGGAGATCTTGAGCAGGGTGGGTGGGTGCGTTGTCGGATGATGACAGCTGGATGAGGCGCGGGCTCGACGAGTCGGCGGCGGACTCCGTGGAGCCGGTCGACCTGCGTGTCGGCATTCCGCACTCGGCCCGGATGTACGACTACTGGCTCGGCGGCAAGACGAACTTTCCGCCCGACCGGGCTCTTGGCGAGGCGTTCGAGGAGGCGATCCCGAGCATCAAGGTCATGGCCCGGGAGAACCGACGGTTCCTCGGCCGGGCCGTGCGCCACCTGGCGGGTGAGGCGGGCATCCGCCAGTTCCTGGACATCGGCACCGGCATACCGACGGAGGGGAACACGCACGAGGTCGCGCAGGCCGTGGCCGCGGACAGCCGGGTGGTCTACGTCGACAACGACCCGATCGTCCTCGCCCACGCCCGCGCGCTGATGGACAGCACCGGTTCGGGCCGTACCGCCTACATCCACGCCGACCTGCTGGAGTCGGAGGCGATCCTCACCGACCCCGTCCTGACCCGCACCCTGGACCTCAGCCGCCCGGTGGGCCTGACCCTGGTGGCCGTCCTCATGCTGGTCGCCGACGAGGACGACCCCTGGGGCCGGGCCCGGATCCTGATGGACGCCCTGGCCCCGGGCAGCTACGTGGCGATCACCCACCCCGGCCGGGACTTCGACCCGATCGCGATGGCCGCGGTGGTCGAGGCCGCGGGCAAGGGCCAGATGACCCTGGTGCCGCGCACCCGCGACGAGGTGGCGCGCTTCTTCGGCGACTGGGAGCTCCTGGAGCCCGGCGTCGTCCCCGTCATGGCCTGGCGCCCCGACGGCGAACCGCCCGCCGACCCCACCGCCGCCTACTACTGGTCCGGAGTGGCCCGCAAGCGCTGACCCGGGTCCGGGGACACGCCGGACTTCCAAACCGACCCATGCGGCATCCGGTCGACGAAGATCACGTCGGGCCCCTATCCTGTCGCGATGTCCCACAGCACAGCCCCCACCCTGCTCTTCGTCGTCGGCCCGGCCGCGGTCGGAAAGATGACCGTAGGCGGCGCCATCGCCGAGCGAACGGGTTTCAAGCTCTTCCACAACCACCTGACGATCGAGCCGCTGCTGCGGCTGTTCCCCTACGAGTCACCGCAGTTCCAGCGCCTCAATCACGGCTTCCGCGAGCAGATCTTCGCCGAGGCCGCCGCCAGCGACCTGCCGGGGCTGGTGTTCACCGTCGTGTGGGACTTCGACGATCCCGCCGATGCCGCGCTCGTCGAGCGCTACGCGGCGCCGTTCCGCGAGCGCGGCGCGCGCGTGCTGTTCCTGGAGTTGTCCGCCGATCAGGGCGTTCGGCTGGAGCGCAACGCGGGCGAATCGCGGCTGGCGGAGAAGGCGTCCAAGCGCGACCTGGAGTGGTCCAACGGCAACCTGGTCGACATGGACACCAAGTTCCGGCTCAACTCGGTCGACGACTTCGCCCACATCCCCGAGTCGCATCTGCTGATCGACAACACCGAGTTGGAGCCTGACGAGGTCGCCCGGCGGGCCGTGGAGTACTTCGGGCTCTGATCCCGGCCGAGCGACCGCCGCTGGGAAACCCGCTCGCTCCGGAGCCCGATCGCTGAGACCCTCCGGGCATGGAGTTCTTCGTCTATCACCGGGACCGGCCTGCCTCCGAGGGTCTGCGCAACCAGCTGGTGGAGCGGCACTGGTCCTACATGGACCAGTACGCCGCCGAGTTGATCGCGCGCGGCCCGACCTTCACCGACGACGACGCGCCCACCGGCAGCGTGCACATCGTGGACCTGCCGGACCCGGCCGCCGCCCGCGCGTTCGCGTTCGACGAGCCCAACTACCAGGCCGGCGTGTACCGGGACGTCCTCATCCGGCGGTGGCGCAACCTGCTGGGGCGCACCATGTGGGAGTTCCCCGGCGGCCGGAGCGGCGGCAACCGGTACCTGGTGCTCGGGCTCGGCGCGGTGGGGGACGCCGACCTCGACGTGCCGCCGGACACGACCGACCTGATCGCCTACGGCCCCCTGCTGTCCGACGACGGCGCGAGCCGGCTGGGCACGGCGGCGCTGGTCCGGGCGGCGGATCCGGGGGCAGCGCGCGCCGTGCTGTCCCCCGACCGGTACGCCGATGTCGAGGTGCACAACTGGGAGTTCGGCGGCCGGCGGTAGCTCCCCGACTCGGGGACCTGGCAGGTATCCGACAGATTCTCCCAACTTTCTCATGGCGTTCCCACCACCCGCTCAGGGGTGGCGGTGAGAGTGGAACGACGCCCCGGCTGCGGAATGTCCGCAGCCGGGCCCCGTCTTCTCCGAGCCGTGAAGGACGTCATGACGTACCACGCCGAGACCACCGCCGTGGCCGACCCCGGCCCGCGCCCCGCTCCTCCCACCGCCGCGGCGCGCAGAGGCGGCGGCCGGTCCCGCTGGGAGGTCTGGCGATCACCCGAGGAGCAGCCGTGGTGGGCGCGGCCCGTCCTGCTCGCCATAGCCGCCTTCGCGGCCGCGTTGTACTCCTGGAACATCGCCACCGCCGGCTACGCGCTCTTCTACAGCAACAGCGTGCGGAGCATGTCGGTGAGTTGGAAGGCCTGGCTGTTCGGCGCGATGGACCCGGGCGCCACCATCACGCTCGACAAGATCCCCGGTGCCTTCGCGGTCCAGGCGCTGTTCGTGCGGGTCTTCGGGTTCCACCAGTGGTCGGTGACGCTCCCCCAGGTGATCGAGGGCGTCATCGCGGTGCTGGTGCTCTACCGCGTGGTGCGCCGCTGGTCGGGTCCGGTCGCCGGCCTGATCGCCTCGGCCCTGTTCACCCTCACGCCGGTGGTCGCCTCGATGTTCGGGCACTCCATGGAGGACGGCGCGCTGACCTGCTGCCTGGTGCTGGCGGCCGACCGGTTCCAAGTCGCGGTCATGCGGGGGCGGTTGCGGTCGCTGATCTGGGCCGGGGTGTGGGTCGGCGTCGGCTTCCAGATGAAGATGATGCAGGCGTGGCTGGTGCTGCCGGCCTTCGCGCTGGCCTATCTGCTGGTCGCGCCGGGGCGGTTGCGCCGCCGGGTGTGGCACACGGCGGTCGCGGGCGTCGTCTGCCTGGCGGTGTCGGTGACCTGGGTGGCCATGATGGAGCTGGTGCCGGCCAAGGACCGCCCGTACGTGGACGGTTCGACCAACAACAGCGCGGTCGCCATGGTCTTCGGCTACAACGGGCTGGACCGCTTCGGGATCCACATTTCGGGCGCGGTGGAGAACATGTTCAGCGGTGGGGCTCCCAAGGGGCAGCTGTCGGGGGGCACGGGTGGGGGTGCGGGTGCGCCTGGTGCTGTGGGTGCGCCCGGTGTCGAGGGGGGTGCGGGTGCGCCCGGGTTCGGGGGCGGGGGCGCTGCCGGGGCGCCGAACTCCGGTGCTGCCAGCGGCGATTCAGGCAACGGACCGGCGGCCGGCCTCGGTGGCGGTCCCGGCGGTTTCCCGGGCAGGAGCAGCGGCGGCGAGGGGACGTTCGGCGGCCCCCAGGGCGGTCGCCCCGTCAGCGACGGCTCACCATGGCTGAAGCTGTTCCAGGGCCGGTTCGCTCCGCAGATCAGCTGGTTGCTGCCGTTCGCGTTGCTCATGATCGTGCTGGGGCTGTACCGGGGACGCGGCAAGGAGCGGACGGACGTGCTCCGCGGCGGCTTCGTCACCTGGGGCGCCTGGCTGCTGGTGGTCGGACTCGTCTTCAGCGACATGTCCACCATCCCGCACACCGCCTACATGGCCACCCTGGCGCCCGCGATCGCGGCGCTGTGCGGTGCCGGAATGGTGCTGCTGTGGCGCACCTACCGCGAGGGCGGCCGCGCGAGCTGGCTGCTGCCCTCGGTGGTGGCCGCGCAGGCGGCGTGGACCTGGTACCTGTGGTCCGGCTCCACGAGCTTCGCCCCCTGGCTGCGCTGGGCAGGGCTGGTCGCCGCGCTGGTCGGCACCGCGGCGCTCGTCCTCGGGCGGCTCAGCGGGCGCGGCCGGGCCCGGGTGGCGGCGGTCGGCGCCGTGCTCGGCCTGGCCACGACCGCCGTCGGCTCGGCGGCCTGGGCGTCCTCGGGGTTCGACGCGAAGTTCGACGGCAGCGCGTTCGACGCCGGGGCCGGCCCCCAGGGGAGCAGCATCATGGGCATGCCGCAGACAGGCCTGCGAGCCCTGAAGGGCGGCGAGGGCCTCGATGGTCAGGGCCTCGACGGTGCGGGCCGCTCCGGCGGTCGCAGTGGCCTCGGCGGGCCCAGCGGTCCGGGCGCCCCCGGCGGCATGGACCCCAGCGACAAGCT
Protein-coding regions in this window:
- a CDS encoding TetR/AcrR family transcriptional regulator, which encodes MSEGLRERKKRQTRQRICEAALGLFVARGFDKVTIAEVAAAADVSVNTLYNYFEAKEDLVLPPDEASPQRLADIVRARQPGESAAQAVLGRLRDELRRHDRKVGLTAGFGPVFEMMRAAPTLTARLEDLGRQMTDALAMVLAEETGAAPDDQTPRVVASQIGWFHSLVYSEIGRRIVAGEEPARIAEALLELLDVVEEMLGERVLGYATRSRRLR
- a CDS encoding HipA family kinase, encoding METPSDGLRTVTAVRYVTPLRSGGSVPGVVEADDLGTYVVKFTGAAQGRKALVAEVIVGELARHLGLRVPELVLVNFDPSVAAEEPHQELQDLLHASAGLNLGMDYLPGAADFTPGGPDVGPVDVDPVEAARILWLDAFTANVDRTVHSSNLMTWPTSGYREPRLWLIDHGASLVFHHRWESAADAVGKAYDFRSHALSAPGLDIAAADAELAHRVTPESLRRVVAAVPDAWLADEPGFGTPDDVRGAYVTHLATRARVSAQWLPKDMT
- a CDS encoding SAM-dependent methyltransferase — protein: MRRGLDESAADSVEPVDLRVGIPHSARMYDYWLGGKTNFPPDRALGEAFEEAIPSIKVMARENRRFLGRAVRHLAGEAGIRQFLDIGTGIPTEGNTHEVAQAVAADSRVVYVDNDPIVLAHARALMDSTGSGRTAYIHADLLESEAILTDPVLTRTLDLSRPVGLTLVAVLMLVADEDDPWGRARILMDALAPGSYVAITHPGRDFDPIAMAAVVEAAGKGQMTLVPRTRDEVARFFGDWELLEPGVVPVMAWRPDGEPPADPTAAYYWSGVARKR
- a CDS encoding AAA family ATPase, translated to MSHSTAPTLLFVVGPAAVGKMTVGGAIAERTGFKLFHNHLTIEPLLRLFPYESPQFQRLNHGFREQIFAEAAASDLPGLVFTVVWDFDDPADAALVERYAAPFRERGARVLFLELSADQGVRLERNAGESRLAEKASKRDLEWSNGNLVDMDTKFRLNSVDDFAHIPESHLLIDNTELEPDEVARRAVEYFGL
- a CDS encoding YciI family protein, coding for MEFFVYHRDRPASEGLRNQLVERHWSYMDQYAAELIARGPTFTDDDAPTGSVHIVDLPDPAAARAFAFDEPNYQAGVYRDVLIRRWRNLLGRTMWEFPGGRSGGNRYLVLGLGAVGDADLDVPPDTTDLIAYGPLLSDDGASRLGTAALVRAADPGAARAVLSPDRYADVEVHNWEFGGRR
- a CDS encoding ArnT family glycosyltransferase — translated: MTYHAETTAVADPGPRPAPPTAAARRGGGRSRWEVWRSPEEQPWWARPVLLAIAAFAAALYSWNIATAGYALFYSNSVRSMSVSWKAWLFGAMDPGATITLDKIPGAFAVQALFVRVFGFHQWSVTLPQVIEGVIAVLVLYRVVRRWSGPVAGLIASALFTLTPVVASMFGHSMEDGALTCCLVLAADRFQVAVMRGRLRSLIWAGVWVGVGFQMKMMQAWLVLPAFALAYLLVAPGRLRRRVWHTAVAGVVCLAVSVTWVAMMELVPAKDRPYVDGSTNNSAVAMVFGYNGLDRFGIHISGAVENMFSGGAPKGQLSGGTGGGAGAPGAVGAPGVEGGAGAPGFGGGGAAGAPNSGAASGDSGNGPAAGLGGGPGGFPGRSSGGEGTFGGPQGGRPVSDGSPWLKLFQGRFAPQISWLLPFALLMIVLGLYRGRGKERTDVLRGGFVTWGAWLLVVGLVFSDMSTIPHTAYMATLAPAIAALCGAGMVLLWRTYREGGRASWLLPSVVAAQAAWTWYLWSGSTSFAPWLRWAGLVAALVGTAALVLGRLSGRGRARVAAVGAVLGLATTAVGSAAWASSGFDAKFDGSAFDAGAGPQGSSIMGMPQTGLRALKGGEGLDGQGLDGAGRSGGRSGLGGPSGPGAPGGMDPSDKLTGDELTLWNYVKAHQDSAEYPLATIGWSAAQPYILSTGAKVLPIGGFSGQIPQPTLSAFTALVQQGRVHFLLTGGGGMGMMGRSGSGSASDTSSDQITAWAKAHCSEVPSTDYGVSQAAGASRAGGPFGGADGAGTLYRCDSGA